The genomic region TTTATAACGCTCCATTTCATACAAGATAGTGCTCCCAAGTTAATATACATAATATAATCTCTGATAGTCTAGTTGCATATTAACTAGAGAATAGTTTAGGAGGTACATGATAACACATGGTTTCTAACGCATTTCATCCGTAACTTGACAACTCCTTATCCCCCAAAAGGATTTAGGCTTCAACTTCTCATTTGTTGCAGTGAAAAGCCACCCCATATGGGTTTCACAAGACGCACAGTTTATGATCGTCCATGCATACCTGTGAAAAGCAGCAATTAAGTTAATCGTGGTTATACAgccaagaaaaaaataattaagagaATGATCACAAGATAATGTTGCCATTCATGTAGACGTCAACAAGTTTTGCATATTGATTGATTCAGACCTAATTTGCAGGTTTACTGCCCTCTCATCTATAAAGTTCCTCCAACTACCACATACACCAACACGATTGTCATAAGAGAGTAAATGCCTGATCATCAACGTTCctcatttacaataaaaaataagaacttgCAATGACACAATGCAAATCATGAAAACCAGAACTGAATCACTTTGCTTTTGCCAACTATATCGACATGATATCTTTCCTGTACTGTCCTCTTCATAACAACTTGTTACTAGTCATTACAAGTTAATCACCAAAGGTATACTAGGGGATTGTGACCATCtagattttaaacaaaagtCAATTACCCCAAAAGAAGACATTATCACCCCATTAGTATTAATCCCAAGGCAAAATGAAGTAACAATCcaatatttgatgaaaaggtACCAACTATCCAAGTTATTTAGTGTAACACCATTAGCTTCATACTAGCCTTTGAGAGAGAGTTTAAGACCATACCCAGGAAACCAGCTGAACTCTTTAGCCGGTCGGCTTCTGAGCGCTAAGCCATTTGCTTTATAAAAAGTCATTACCTCATGCACAAAGCCATCTGGGTTAACAAAAGCACCCAGAGGACCATCACTGGACATCACCAACATATCTCTGCGCCTAGCAAGTAAAttctgaaaagaaaaaaagacaatCAAATAGAAGTTGGTCAATAATAGCTCATAGAACTGCATATTTCTGCAGTAGCAACAGGAGAAAGCATGAAATCATATGGCATGGGTAttaacacacacacacacacaagtGAGATGAGTAGAGAGAGAGCAGTACCTGACAGATCTTACATCGAATACGATCAAGTCTTTCAAGTAATTCAATTTCCCGACGCAGTCTATATGAAATACCATCAATTTCCAGAAGCTCCTGCCTTGTAGGTTCAGAGATGGGAATTTTACTTGCAATATAGAAAGACAAAAGATCAGGCTTCTTCACAAAACCATCCATGCTCGGAATCCCAACTATATGTTTCCACATATCTGCAAAATAGCAAtatcaaaaacatttaatatttatgagATTTGAAAAGAATACCATGCCAAAAGGAAACAACAACATAACAAGCCAATTAGCAAATAGGaagaaaattttactaaataatGACTGAGTGTTTgtatatataaagtatattCCTTTATTCCTTTTGCAAATGTATCACAGAACAAAATGttctcatttcaaactcaCAAAGCATGATAGAGAAAGGGAACACCAATCGTACCAAGAAATGACCAAAatgagttgtcttaaattaaattCTGAAAACCTGCCATGCAGCAGGAACCACTATTAAGTTCTTCCAGAAACATTCTTTCCAAGATTCAAACCTAAACTACACACCAGGCAAGGACAAACAATATTCTCATAATTCACAAACTTAGCAAAGTCtccaaaataaacaaagtgAATGAGGTGCTGGCAAAAGAACATAGGGTAACAACTAATATCAAAGTTGAAATACCTGCTGCCTTTTGAGCAAGACAATATGAGTCATACATACGATATACCCAATAGGGCCAGAATGCTCTTGAAACTGTACATGAAAGATGAGACCTTGGTCTTGCCACTTTGTGAGCTATGGATCCCAAGCCAGCATTTCTAACTAGTTTCTTATGTTTAGAAGGTGATGAACCCATGAAGCTGGAGTCATTTCTGCACGGACTTCCTGACTGGATGTCTGACTCAGACAATTTATTGTTATCATCACTGTTTGTTGATTCATCCGTCCTATCAGACTCATAACAGGCACCAATTGCAGATTGATGAATTCTCCTTTCTGTTTGAGAAAGTTCATTCTCAAAGCTTTCCTCTGAATTCGCTTCTGAATTATTTTCCTCATTCCCATCTTTACGTGATGAAGCATTTAAAGATATCATCTGTTGACTTTGCAGATTACTAAATGGTACCAATTTTGCATATGCATCTCGAGGGGTCCTTAATGGCACATCTTCTTCAATAATTTGAATCTCTCCACAAGGcttaaaaaattgagaatttacAGCAAATCAGCATTCTATCATACATGTACTAACAAGAAAGATATTTgtgaatattttcaaaaaaaacaaGATTATTCTTACTGCTCCTTCCGCATCAATCCAATGGCGTCTCAGACGAAACCGCTGTTGGCCACGAGTAACCACATTAATCGTACCATCCTCTAGCGAACGAAATTGCCGAATCTGCAAATGTGAGTTAATACATTtaagtaaaattattataaatcaATCATAGTCAAGCTTAACATCGCTATCAAATGGGAGTGAAACTTACAAGGTACTCACAAGGGTACATCACAACACATACACAGACATTCTCTAACCACATAATTTTCTCTGGTCCAACAAAATAGTCTCATCAAGCAGAATTCAGTTTGACAACACATATTCATTAGCAAATAGCATTTTTCCTCACCTACTTATTTACACCTATAGCTAAACATGCTTACTGCTTTTGTTCAAATCTTGAATACCCTTTTTCTTTGTGTAGTGTCTGGTGTGTGGGAAAAGGAGGTGCTTTATTTTTGGtgctaataaattttaaaagcaaCTGCCTAAGCACTCTGTAAATGAACCTCAAACAAGTAACAACTCTTATGCAATGCTATATGttgttagaaattaaatgtAACCCAAATGCAAGTTGAATGCCTATCAGCAAGCAAAAATATATAACCAGTGGGTTTTAGCAAGTATACCTCTGCAGTTGTCCCTATTTTTGCGAGCCTTAATGGTCCATTGTTATAGTCCCTGTAAACACGGACCTGGATAAAGATTCAACCCTTGTTTCATTATCCAAGAAAACAATcaacaagaaagaaatcacATACacagaaaaggtaaaaaagaaaagatatgaTGGGAGTTCACCTACCACACCCATGGTATAAGGAGCATCAGCCTGAGTCAAAGCTCTGTTAACTGCAGCTACAAAGTTGGGTTGAATAACTCTCAGTGGGAGTGTGGCCCCTGGGAACAGGACTACCCCTGgtaaatattaaacaaaagagTTTAAATCGTTTGATCTGTTAataaaaaagaggaagaatattaagagaagtaagaaaacatccaaaataatataaaaccATGTTATTCAAAAACTGATAATCAAATACTGATTATAAAGCTCAAAAGCTATAATAAATGGATCAGACTTATGTAGGATGTCTCCGAAGCCAACCTCTCACAGTGGCACTGAATCAAAACCCGCtaaataagttaaatatttaacgTTCCTAAAATTTTTCTGATTTTATCTATCAACAACATAAGAATATGATGAACCAATACTGCTAGAACCACAATTTATGAACACATATAATCACAACTTATACCAAGCGATGtgaaccaaaaataaatggaaTATGTAAATACCTTCAAGATAGAACAATGGGAGGCTCAAGATGGCACCCCCTTCCCAAAAGGCAAAACTGTGGTGTGTATCATCAACCTCTGCCATATGCATTTGATAAAAGTCAATCTCAAACTATTTGGATAAAACTGACCAAAATCTTTATAATGGTAAAATAGAGAACATGATTACCGCCCAGATATGAATGTAAGGAAGTCAAATCGGTATTGAAGGTAAACTTGTCAATTGAAGGAACGCCACTACAGTATGAAAAAACAAAGTTAGACATCAATAATAAACCGTAGCAATCGAACTGAACGAAATCTCAAAAATGCTTTAATTCAAACTAAATACCGTTCAATAATTAAACGTAGCATTTGTTTTTTCACTAAAAGACTGAatgttcaa from Theobroma cacao cultivar B97-61/B2 chromosome 9, Criollo_cocoa_genome_V2, whole genome shotgun sequence harbors:
- the LOC18588000 gene encoding protein cereblon; the protein is MEDEVERRQIEQILELDYEELQIEEVEGLAESSDDDRDATGVPSIDKFTFNTDLTSLHSYLGEVDDTHHSFAFWEGGAILSLPLFYLEGVVLFPGATLPLRVIQPNFVAAVNRALTQADAPYTMGVVRVYRDYNNGPLRLAKIGTTAEIRQFRSLEDGTINVVTRGQQRFRLRRHWIDAEGAPCGEIQIIEEDVPLRTPRDAYAKLVPFSNLQSQQMISLNASSRKDGNEENNSEANSEESFENELSQTERRIHQSAIGACYESDRTDESTNSDDNNKLSESDIQSGSPCRNDSSFMGSSPSKHKKLVRNAGLGSIAHKVARPRSHLSCTVSRAFWPYWVYRMYDSYCLAQKAADMWKHIVGIPSMDGFVKKPDLLSFYIASKIPISEPTRQELLEIDGISYRLRREIELLERLDRIRCKICQNLLARRRDMLVMSSDGPLGAFVNPDGFVHEVMTFYKANGLALRSRPAKEFSWFPGYAWTIINCASCETHMGWLFTATNEKLKPKSFWGIRSCQVTDEMR